From Candidatus Neomarinimicrobiota bacterium, one genomic window encodes:
- a CDS encoding glycoside hydrolase family 9 protein yields the protein MILASLAHAREKLDNTYLRVNQIGFLEQDTKQGILFSKHSLEGKKFLLVKDGNGHTAMRSRPLQENQGSYGQFDHHYILDFSDFQKPGRYRIKIKGTNIESLPFNIGNDIYNKAHEVTLDYIRQQRCGYNPFYDEVCHKKDGKSAYGPMPDGTYVDVSGGWHDAGDHLRYLMTSGNTVCRLLLAYHENPEIFGDKYNSLGQTGSNGTPDILDEARWGLEWMHRMHPQSDQLFHQVADDRDHIGFKLPFLDSADYSWGPGSYRTAYYATGEPQGLGKYQNTSTGIANLAGRYAAAMGMAFQIWRDVVKDPNFANECLQAGIEVYEMGKKQPGCQEGTPNRAPYRYHEVTWIDDMEWGAAELFKATKDPKYLAAAKKYARLAGPDPWMGADTSRHYEFYPFMNMGHYALSKVVEPVFQDTLINYYKSGIDAVAERAEDFVYGTGTPFIWCSNNLASAFVNQVLLYERMSGDMTYHSLMSNHRDWIMGRNPWGVSQIVGVPASGGVTPLYPHAAATLVWDEPINGGLNDGPVYGNIFKLLKGIKLSKPDELADFQSDLVVFHDDIWDYSTNEPTLDGTAEALFFLALHSTIAE from the coding sequence ATGATCCTGGCAAGCCTTGCTCATGCCCGGGAGAAACTGGATAATACCTATCTACGAGTTAATCAGATTGGCTTTCTGGAGCAGGATACCAAACAGGGCATACTTTTTTCCAAACACTCCCTGGAAGGCAAAAAATTTCTACTGGTGAAGGATGGCAATGGTCACACGGCCATGCGATCCCGTCCCCTTCAAGAGAATCAGGGCTCCTATGGTCAGTTTGATCATCATTATATCCTGGATTTCAGCGATTTTCAAAAACCCGGTCGTTATCGTATCAAGATCAAGGGAACCAATATTGAATCCCTCCCCTTTAACATCGGCAATGACATCTACAATAAAGCTCACGAAGTCACTCTGGATTACATCCGTCAACAGCGCTGTGGGTACAACCCCTTCTATGATGAAGTCTGTCACAAAAAAGATGGAAAATCAGCCTATGGCCCCATGCCCGACGGTACCTACGTAGATGTTTCAGGTGGCTGGCATGATGCCGGCGATCATCTCCGCTATCTCATGACCTCTGGAAATACAGTCTGCCGCTTGCTCCTCGCTTATCACGAAAACCCAGAAATTTTCGGAGATAAATACAACTCGCTGGGGCAAACTGGATCCAATGGGACCCCCGATATTCTGGATGAAGCACGCTGGGGTCTGGAGTGGATGCACCGCATGCACCCCCAATCCGATCAATTGTTCCACCAAGTCGCTGACGACCGGGATCATATCGGCTTCAAACTGCCCTTTCTTGATTCAGCAGACTACAGTTGGGGACCAGGCAGCTACCGCACGGCCTATTATGCCACAGGTGAGCCACAGGGTCTGGGTAAATATCAGAACACCTCCACAGGTATTGCTAATCTCGCAGGTCGCTATGCCGCGGCCATGGGTATGGCCTTCCAGATTTGGAGGGATGTCGTGAAAGACCCAAATTTCGCCAATGAATGTCTCCAGGCGGGTATTGAGGTGTATGAAATGGGTAAAAAACAACCAGGTTGTCAGGAAGGCACCCCAAATCGGGCTCCCTATCGCTATCATGAGGTCACCTGGATCGATGACATGGAATGGGGTGCAGCCGAGCTATTCAAAGCCACCAAAGATCCAAAATATCTGGCTGCTGCAAAAAAATATGCACGCCTGGCAGGACCTGACCCCTGGATGGGTGCTGATACATCCAGGCATTATGAATTCTATCCTTTCATGAATATGGGTCATTATGCCCTATCTAAAGTGGTTGAACCAGTCTTCCAGGATACCCTGATCAACTATTATAAATCTGGCATTGATGCTGTAGCAGAGAGAGCGGAAGATTTTGTATACGGAACTGGTACGCCCTTTATCTGGTGCTCCAATAATCTGGCATCTGCCTTTGTAAATCAGGTGCTTTTATATGAGCGTATGAGTGGAGACATGACCTACCATTCCCTTATGTCAAATCATCGCGATTGGATCATGGGCAGAAATCCCTGGGGAGTCAGTCAGATAGTCGGTGTTCCGGCATCCGGTGGGGTTACACCGCTTTACCCCCATGCCGCTGCAACGCTGGTTTGGGATGAGCCCATTAACGGCGGTTTAAATGATGGACCTGTCTATGGGAATATCTTTAAACTGCTCAAGGGGATCAAACTTTCGAAACCAGATGAGCTGGCAGATTTTCAATCAGACCTGGTTGTTTTCCACGATGATATCTGGGATTATTCTACCAATGAACCTACACTTGATGGTACTGCAGAAGCCCTGTTTTTCCTTGCTCTGCATTCAACTATAGCGGAGTGA